The sequence tcttattatattgtaattcatttcactacatatttatatacaactacCATAACAAAAACATGGAAAGAACGTGATGCGTATGGTACGGTACGTTCACGCATTGTTCAACTCTTGTAGATTCGTAATATTAAGgtatcatgttgaagtgactatttgaacacgatacatctcgaagaatTATCTCTGCGGCACCATACAGTGGGAATGGCCGCTTTGAcgtttatgtcataccactATTGGTATATGCTGTAAGCTTCATATTgaccagaaaaaatatttagcgTCATTTAACTTAATGATTTttcaggatgctttctttgcactggctgcgtttgtgttcgattagatttgATTAGATTAGAAGCATCTGAAAACGTGTGTGGACCGTCTGTCTTCGCATTTATTAGATCATGTCTCCTCCTCAGAGTATGGCGTAAAGGGACGTTTTTCAATTGCCTTCATCTTTTCTTCTCTATTGACATTCACGAGATAAGCTTTAATTCAGAGTTGCATTTATAACTAGTGCATGACCTTAAGCCCTTTGTTGCACTATTTAACTCCCAATAGCTCAATTGATACCAACCAGTAGTGAAAAAcacgattttatttattttattattttattcaattttagtATTTACTCACGCTTCAATTTCTTTCTTATCGGCCGAATCTAGCTTCTCCTCTGCAGATAGCAAATCTTTTCCTTTCGTTTCCGGCACAGCGAAGAAAATAACGAAAATACTTATGAAGCATATCGTAGCGTGAAACCACATCGTTCCATATAGATGTATTCGGTCGATCATAACTGGGAATAACTGCAACACATTGAATGCATCAATAAGTATCATAAACAATTGAGTGAATGTTATTACCTTCAGGACAACAAATGCGCTCGAcgaaattattaaaatagctAATGTGCTGCCTACGTTGCGGATCTAATGAATAATGAAGCAAAGGCTTGTTAATTAAATCTAACCATTTAGACATTTTTCAAGATTATGTACTCACTTTATGTGGCAGCACCTCTGCCAAAATAACATACGGTAGCGGTAGGATCCCAAACGATGAGAACAGAATGGTGAACGACAGACTTAAAATTGGTAGAGAGCCAAGTGAGCTCAAATCTTGGCCGCTGTGTTGCAGGAAGGAGAAAAGACCCATGCAAAATAATCCAACTGTGGCTCCTATCGTGGAAACCACCAGAAGAATCTTACGGCCAAGATTGTCCACTAGGGTAAAGGATACAATCGTTCCGATCAGCTGAATCAGTGCCACGATGATTGAGGATACATTTGGGGACAGGTCTGAACCggattctttgaaaatgtttgcCGCATAAGTGATAATGGCCAGTGCTCCACACAATTGATTTAATCCCATTAGGAAGAGTCCAATCCCCAATCCTTTGCGGGCTTGCTTTGTACCTGTTGAAAAAAGAAAGGTTAGAATGAGGCGGATTAAAAATGTTTAGCAATGATTTATTCTTACAAAAATCCCGCCAGTTTAACTTGTGTTCCTCAAGAGATTCTTTTAACACTAAAGATGTTTTTTTCAGCTGCTCGAATTCCTTTCTGAAGTCATCATTCTTCTGAAAGTGTCCCTTGATCCCTCGATAAAACATTAAGGATTGTTCGGCTTTTTCGG comes from Armigeres subalbatus isolate Guangzhou_Male chromosome 2, GZ_Asu_2, whole genome shotgun sequence and encodes:
- the LOC134212174 gene encoding facilitated trehalose transporter Tret1-like — its product is MRLFRSIVGENFPFKSFLNQFLGAIAVNIITISHGAAIGWVSPFLPYLQSNETHLTSGSVSIEQASWIGSLLCIGGMIGAPTFGLLADRFGKKRGVQLIVIPHVAFWLCVLYGPNVYFLYLGRVLAGSGGGGMLRVIPLYIADIAHFKLRGMLGSLLVISLNAGILLGFVLGNCLSYFAVPVVMLMAPVIFLACTSCLPETPFCLLEQNRTEKAEQSLMFYRGIKGHFQKNDDFRKEFEQLKKTSLVLKESLEEHKLNWRDFCTKQARKGLGIGLFLMGLNQLCGALAIITYAANIFKESGSDLSPNVSSIIVALIQLIGTIVSFTLVDNLGRKILLVVSTIGATVGLFCMGLFSFLQHSGQDLSSLGSLPILSLSFTILFSSFGILPLPYVILAEVLPHKIRNVGSTLAILIISSSAFVVLKLFPVMIDRIHLYGTMWFHATICFISIFVIFFAVPETKGKDLLSAEEKLDSADKKEIEA